The following are encoded in a window of Artemia franciscana chromosome 19, ASM3288406v1, whole genome shotgun sequence genomic DNA:
- the LOC136039400 gene encoding ubiquitin-like domain-containing CTD phosphatase 1, translating to MEATEDVETSSTTTSSIVVKWSGKEYRIESVTSTTKVSDLKAQIFELTGVHPSRQKLLNLKYKGKTPNDDVLLSLLQLKAGTKIMMVGSLEQEIQTITEIKVDQTNIIDDFDISEEIAFENREEYLAKVAKRVANYEVKIMNPPREGKRCLVLDIDYTLFDHRSVAECANELMRPFLHEFLATAYEYYDIIIWSATSMKWIVEKMRLLGVLDNPAYKIMFFLDSGAMVSVHSEKYGVIDVKPLGVIWGKYPQYGPHNTVIIDDLRRNFLLNPKNGLKIKAFRKSHLNRDKDRELVHLASYLVKIATLNDFSVLEHSEWYEYIQSEKTKR from the coding sequence ATGGAAGCTACTGAGGATGTAGAGACTTCCTCTACCACGACTAGCAGTATTGTTGTAAAGTGGTCTGGAAAAGAATACAGAATTGAGAGCGTCACTTCAACTACCAAAGTTTCTGATTTGAAGGCTCAGATTTTTGAATTGACTGGCGTGCATCCAAGTCGTCAAAAACTACTGAATTTGAAATACAAAGGGAAAACACCTAATGATGATGTTTTACTATCATTGTTGCAGCTGAAAGCTGGAACAAAAATCATGATGGTTGGCTCCTTAGAGCAGGAAATACAAACTATTACTGAAATTAAAGTTGACCAAACAAATATAATTGACGATTTTGATATCAGCGAAGAAATTGCGTTTGAAAATAGAGAAGAGTATTTGGCAAAAGTTGCTAAACGAGTTGCAAACTATGAAGTCAAAATCATGAATCCTCCACGGGAAGGGAAAAGGTGTTTGGTTTTAGACATTGACTACACATTGTTTGATCATAGGTCAGTAGCTGAATGCGCGAACGAGCTTATGAGACCATTTTTGCACGAATTTCTTGCAACAGCCTATGAATATTATGACATTATTATCTGGTCAGCAACAAGCATGAAGTggattgttgaaaaaatgaggcttCTAGGAGTCCTTGATAATCCAGCctataaaataatgtttttcctGGATTCAGGAGCGATGGTTTCTGTACACAGTGAAAAATACGGGGTAATTGATGTGAAACCATTAGGAGTAATTTGGGGGAAATATCCTCAGTATGGACCTCATAACACGGTAATAATTGATGACTTGCGgcgaaattttcttttgaatccTAAGAATGGCCTTAAAATTAAGGCCTTTCGAAAAAGCCACTTAAACAGAGATAAAGATAGGGAATTGGTACATCTTGCTAGTTATTTAGTGAAAATTGCTACTTTAAACGACTTTTCTGTTTTAGAACACAGTGAGTGGTATGAGTATATACAGAGTGAAAAGACAAaacgttga